In the Candidatus Obscuribacterales bacterium genome, TACTTAGAATTTCGCGGTTATGAAGTCATTACTGCGGAGAACGGTCGCGAAGCCCTAGAGGTTTTGGAAGACGATATTCCAGATCTGATTATTTGTGATGTTATGATGCCGGAAATGGACGGATACTCCTTGGTGGAGCACGTTCGCAAAGATCCGCGCACCAGTTGGATTCCGGTCTTATTCCTATCTGCTAAGGGACAGAGTCAAGATCGCGTGAAAGGGTTGAACACCGGTGCAGATGTCTACATGGTGAAGCCTTTTGAGCCGGAAGAGCTTGTGGCTCAAGTAGAAGCATCGCTCAAGCATGGGGAGCGCCTAACCAAGCGTAAGGATCGTAGCCCAGATGATGGCCCTAAAATCCATGTGCCTTTTGATGTAGAACTGACGCCAACGGAATTGAAGGTGGTGCAGTATGTAGCACGAGGTATGGCTAACCGGGAAATTGCCGAGGGATTGAGCGTTAGTCAGCGCACCATTGAAAGCCATGTGAGCAATATGCTAGGCAAAACTGGTTTACATAACCGTACCGAACTGGCTCGCTGGGCGATTGAAAACAGCATGGCCTAAGCGATATAATGCAGTCTTAAACGCCTCCCAACCTATAGGCTGAGGGGCGTTTTTGTTGGGATGGTTTTATAGCTCTACAAATTCGTAGACTACTGCGCCGGAGTCGGGATCATTGGCTAAGCCGACATAGCCGGACTTAAACATAGTGCGCAGGGTTTTTTCAGCTTCGTCAAAGGTGCAGCCGGTGGCAATGACGGCTTGGGTGACCGACAGTCGTCCATTGTGGTTATGGGCTGCCTTAGCTAGCTCAACCATCAATTGGTCAGCCGTTCTAGGGCGTGCAGGGGGAATGACTTGGGCAGGGGTGTTAGAACCGTTGAGCGGCACTCCGTAGGGAGACATGCCTAGCCTCGCTCGGATTTCAGCATTATGGGCTTCGACCATGTCGGGAATGTAGAAGAGGTCGATGATTTGCCCAATTCCAAAGAGCCCGAACGTGATCAACCAAACAAAGCCAGACGCATAGCGTTTGTTATAAAAGCGATGGAGACCCGCCAGCCCACATATGGGCCAGACTGCCCAGAGAAGGTAGGCGACGGTTTTGTTGTTCATGCTGCTCATGATCGAAAATTGTGCCATTCAAGGTGGAACATCACGTTATGAGATTTCGACGTTGAAATCTAACGGGTACGAGTACGAACAGAGGAGCAAGCGAACGGCAATAGATGAATGGCGATCGCCTGCGCTGAGTCTATTCTAACGAGCGTCATTTGGGGCCATCTTAATGAAGACATCACTCTTAGCATCCCGAATTCCTAACGCGATCGCTTCCCTATCTAGGTCTGCTCTTTGGCTACGGATGATGATGGTGGGTAGCTTGGTAACGGGGGGAACGTTATGGTCTTTGGCAGCGATCGCCCAACCGATGGATGAGCTTGACAAGACGCGGGATAACCTACCTCTTACCATAGCTCCAGACTCTTCTCCTGAGCTGGAGAATCAGCCGGTTCGTCATCTGTCCCACTTGGAGCTGAAGGAAGGGCGATCGCGCTTAGACCATGGCAATGGGGACTGGCATGGAGATAGCCTGCCGCCACATCCGTCTCCTGGGATCATGGGCATGGATGAGACGATCCAGAGTCTCGACCGTGATCTGGCCCAATCGTCTGATCCGGAAGTACCTGATCCGCTAGAGATGTCCCCAAGTTCCGGTGATGTACTGCCGGTTGAGGTCGAGACGACGCCAGAAGAAGACCGTGCAACGCCAGATGACGCCGATCTCAACCTGAGAGATCCGGAAGCAGCCGATAAGCCTAGAACACCGACTACTTCCGCCAAGCCAGAGGCAGCAGATGAGGAATCTCCCACGGCCCGCCAGCAGCTTTTGATCCATGCCGATCGTCTTTTTCAACAAGGACGCCGGGAAGAAGCGGAGGTGCTGTATCGCCAAGCCAAGGGACAGGGGTTCACTAGGGCGGAAGATCGCGATCGCCCGATGCCCTATCGCGATCCGTCCCAACTGTCTCCGGCGGCCAGTGTCTACTGGCGGGAGGCTCTGGAGGGCCAGGCCAGCAATTTAGAAACCCGCATTTTGGTACCGCTAGAGCTGCTGACGGAAACCGAGCCCGCGTTCATTCCCGGGCATTTGCTCTATGCGGAGATGCTTAGCACCTACGATCGCCAGGCCGATGCCATTTTGGTTCTAGAGCGAGCGGTGAATCTGTATCCCCACGATGCCGAGCTGGCCCAAGCGCGGGTGGCGGCTTTGGTGGCCGATGAACAATGGTTGGAAGCCTCGTTAGCTGCCCGCCAATTTTCTTTGTTCAACCCTGATGCGGAAACGGCAGAGGAGATGGGCATCTTGGCGGATGACTATTTGGGACGATTTCAGTCGCGGCTGCGCAATCGACTGCGGGCCAATGCGATCGCCAATGTAGTAACCGGAGCGATTGGCTATGCCCTGACGGGAGGATTATTTGGGCCATTTTCGGCCGTTGAAACCACGATGTTGATGCTGCGGGGTGAGTCGGCGGTGGGAGATGCGATCGCCAACCGCGCTCTGGATCGGTTAGATATGGTTGAAGACGAAGAGGTCATAGCCTACGTCAATGAGCTTGGCCATGAATTGGCAGAACTGGCAGGGCGAGATGAGTTTGACTATGAGTTTTATGTGGTCAGAGATGAGACCTTGAATGCTTTTGCTCTTCCAGGGGGCAAAATTTTCATCAACGCTGGGGCAATTTTGCAAAGTGAGTCGGAAGCGGAACTGGCAGGGCTGATTGCCCATGAACTGGCTCATGCCGTTTTGTCCCATGGGTTTCAACTCGTGACCCAGGGAAATCTGACGGC is a window encoding:
- a CDS encoding M48 family metallopeptidase; translated protein: MKTSLLASRIPNAIASLSRSALWLRMMMVGSLVTGGTLWSLAAIAQPMDELDKTRDNLPLTIAPDSSPELENQPVRHLSHLELKEGRSRLDHGNGDWHGDSLPPHPSPGIMGMDETIQSLDRDLAQSSDPEVPDPLEMSPSSGDVLPVEVETTPEEDRATPDDADLNLRDPEAADKPRTPTTSAKPEAADEESPTARQQLLIHADRLFQQGRREEAEVLYRQAKGQGFTRAEDRDRPMPYRDPSQLSPAASVYWREALEGQASNLETRILVPLELLTETEPAFIPGHLLYAEMLSTYDRQADAILVLERAVNLYPHDAELAQARVAALVADEQWLEASLAARQFSLFNPDAETAEEMGILADDYLGRFQSRLRNRLRANAIANVVTGAIGYALTGGLFGPFSAVETTMLMLRGESAVGDAIANRALDRLDMVEDEEVIAYVNELGHELAELAGRDEFDYEFYVVRDETLNAFALPGGKIFINAGAILQSESEAELAGLIAHELAHAVLSHGFQLVTQGNLTANLLQAVPYGGLGANLLVFSYSRDMERQADEFGTRLLASSDYAADGLQNLMVTLHQEQSDRPAAPAWLSTHPDTSERISTMADQIQTNGYNPYRYEGVERHLQMQARVAALLETPPELVPTPKKPRVD
- a CDS encoding response regulator transcription factor, which encodes YLEFRGYEVITAENGREALEVLEDDIPDLIICDVMMPEMDGYSLVEHVRKDPRTSWIPVLFLSAKGQSQDRVKGLNTGADVYMVKPFEPEELVAQVEASLKHGERLTKRKDRSPDDGPKIHVPFDVELTPTELKVVQYVARGMANREIAEGLSVSQRTIESHVSNMLGKTGLHNRTELARWAIENSMA
- a CDS encoding TM2 domain-containing protein, which produces MAQFSIMSSMNNKTVAYLLWAVWPICGLAGLHRFYNKRYASGFVWLITFGLFGIGQIIDLFYIPDMVEAHNAEIRARLGMSPYGVPLNGSNTPAQVIPPARPRTADQLMVELAKAAHNHNGRLSVTQAVIATGCTFDEAEKTLRTMFKSGYVGLANDPDSGAVVYEFVEL